From one Flavobacterium sp. N502536 genomic stretch:
- a CDS encoding type VI secretion system Vgr family protein gives MTPPSIIFGIDSKKISHFTSIELVQVINDHHRFEILVPHAAIESPLAYTLENAQAWLGKVVHIILEEKNNFLGVVTNIAFDQEMGHSGNQIIVSGYSKTILLESGEKLYSWEELNLKDIIKEVIKNGAGEQLQNDINPEYSSKMDYQNQYLETDFQFIQRLAKQYNEWLYYDGEKLNFGKPKSFDAPISLTYNSDISRLQIAVQAVPNKFSAFTYNESADKRYTAKSKDTVGGLPKLGNEAFAASKEVFATPAFTHGIVSTGDDLVLESFLKKKQESAAANTNYVTATTKNLKLKIGSIVNIKSSVLENTNAITQEIGSYFITEISHYANHLGEYENNFKAIPSKVLSLPEPDVAYPIAQTQQALVESNTDPKNKGRIRVQMLWQQGTSMKTAWLRVMTPDAGSSDKVGTNRGMVFIPDVGDHVMVHFRYGDPNRPFILGSVFHGKSGGGGGTDNNKRSFATRGGTSLVLDEEKNTFTATDPSGNMIKLNGDGTMTIYAPNKIDVLSKEINIIADEKVNINGVNEVNVDSKKIVAVGTDEVSVKSDTQIGNEAPSINIKGKNTILAEGKIVDIDGKTMTNVKGGVVNLN, from the coding sequence ATGACACCACCATCAATAATTTTTGGAATAGATTCTAAAAAAATAAGTCATTTTACCAGTATTGAGCTGGTACAGGTGATAAACGATCACCATAGATTTGAAATTCTTGTTCCGCATGCTGCAATTGAGAGCCCTTTGGCTTACACTCTGGAGAATGCACAGGCATGGCTGGGTAAAGTGGTACACATCATACTTGAAGAGAAAAATAATTTTTTGGGTGTGGTGACCAATATCGCTTTTGATCAGGAAATGGGACATTCCGGAAATCAAATTATCGTTTCAGGTTACTCTAAAACGATCTTGTTGGAATCGGGTGAAAAATTATATTCCTGGGAAGAATTAAACTTAAAAGATATTATAAAAGAAGTGATAAAAAATGGAGCGGGAGAACAGCTTCAAAATGATATTAATCCGGAGTACAGCAGTAAAATGGATTATCAGAATCAATATCTGGAAACCGATTTTCAGTTCATCCAGCGATTGGCTAAACAATACAATGAATGGCTGTATTATGACGGAGAAAAATTAAACTTCGGAAAGCCAAAAAGCTTCGATGCTCCTATATCATTGACCTATAATAGTGATATTTCAAGACTGCAAATAGCGGTACAGGCAGTCCCGAATAAGTTCAGTGCCTTTACCTACAACGAAAGTGCCGATAAACGTTATACTGCAAAATCTAAAGACACAGTAGGAGGTTTGCCTAAATTGGGCAACGAGGCATTTGCAGCTTCAAAAGAAGTTTTTGCCACGCCAGCTTTTACGCACGGAATCGTGAGTACAGGTGATGATTTGGTATTGGAATCCTTCCTGAAAAAAAAGCAGGAAAGTGCTGCCGCAAATACCAACTATGTTACCGCGACTACTAAAAATTTAAAATTAAAAATTGGAAGCATCGTTAATATAAAATCAAGTGTTTTAGAAAACACAAATGCGATTACACAAGAAATAGGTTCTTATTTCATTACAGAAATTAGCCATTATGCCAACCATTTGGGAGAGTATGAGAACAATTTCAAAGCGATTCCTTCAAAAGTGCTTAGTTTACCTGAACCGGATGTTGCTTATCCAATTGCACAAACACAGCAAGCTTTGGTAGAAAGTAATACCGATCCGAAAAACAAGGGAAGAATTAGAGTACAAATGCTTTGGCAGCAAGGTACTTCGATGAAAACGGCCTGGCTTCGTGTTATGACCCCGGATGCAGGAAGCAGCGACAAAGTAGGAACCAATAGAGGAATGGTATTTATACCGGATGTAGGCGACCACGTAATGGTACATTTCCGTTATGGTGACCCAAACAGACCTTTTATTCTGGGGAGTGTTTTTCACGGAAAAAGTGGTGGAGGTGGTGGAACCGACAACAACAAAAGAAGTTTTGCAACCCGCGGAGGAACCTCACTTGTTCTTGACGAAGAAAAAAACACCTTTACAGCTACCGATCCAAGTGGTAACATGATAAAACTTAACGGAGATGGTACAATGACTATTTATGCACCAAATAAAATAGACGTACTGTCTAAAGAAATAAACATTATTGCCGATGAAAAGGTGAATATAAATGGAGTAAATGAAGTAAATGTAGACAGTAAAAAAATAGTAGCTGTAGGTACGGATGAAGTTAGTGTGAAAAGTGATACACAAATCGGTAACGAAGCACCAAGTATTAATATAAAAGGTAAAAATACCATTTTGGCAGAAGGGAAAATTGTTGACATAGACGGAAAAACGATGACTAATGTTAAAGGAGGAGTTGTAAATTTAAATTAA
- the tssR gene encoding type VI secretion system protein TssR domain-containing protein — MKISILLRYTSLMFLLVISPIFSQVSNSTSVLKKTEKIVNTYDNERQKEDEKSQLKLVLSDRNENKIYEEPYGAKVKNKVNILSPMYVINQDKNYYEVVVADKKLIGKPKGTFSVFRSKTNHFSNAKEVQYLGWIKKDNVIEYSRAMQNQVNLKYVKYFVACNTLDNLFSSKINVKKSTLLLKSDPNLEAVSKKSIKLNDFVYVYKIDKTINSAFVSNFDDVMPKDTTNLKYGWVPLQYLNPLEDNMVVKLKPTDTLKFSSGKINFHASELYKNTFFVNENQTSVPVQFDNASKILLPANIWNHDKNKITNLKGDDISIKTIEQIALQSKNINFFYVFENNNGTKTHLKKTLSALQNIKLTISSDLYANYNFTYSFIAKGRSKSYYLKKSASFSKWFDLIEKSIKTPEEVPAENILPNNNTTISQFLDSDVNFENNFFILAGLDGSVNSVLNDSFTQLAKNNGKLLFILFGNENNGDNQDFILQSKMHLSDASNANKKNIQNYYVDPKLITKNDEFVYTGEYDNDYIYDAPLKSNFNGGIVFPKLNGGLTPETINKAIDSVISKTIKTNNRLLKSLTQYKNEFSFLRSQPSETINSLLENFSHKDSVDTDIPKNYKSESFAITAKDTLTESLESSVHLLFTEAEIKLLIENYRELISKEYTNQNIDKVEILNFKDKCKTFAQNIRQTEPLRARSSLADLLYYKTRVFVNSSQLHEIRIKDIRKFKKKRNEFRALFITLNAKVEVLEKMLRNNAFEVFDDEAQLKYYYIPKKLLL, encoded by the coding sequence ATGAAAATTAGTATTTTACTTCGATATACTTCTTTGATGTTCTTGTTGGTTATAAGTCCAATTTTTTCGCAGGTTAGTAATAGTACAAGTGTTCTCAAAAAAACAGAAAAAATTGTGAATACGTACGACAATGAAAGGCAAAAAGAAGACGAAAAATCACAGCTTAAATTAGTGCTTTCAGATAGAAATGAAAATAAAATCTATGAAGAACCTTATGGGGCCAAGGTAAAAAACAAGGTGAATATTTTGTCGCCGATGTATGTGATCAATCAGGATAAGAATTATTACGAAGTGGTGGTTGCCGATAAAAAACTGATTGGTAAACCCAAAGGGACATTTTCGGTCTTTCGAAGTAAAACAAATCACTTTTCTAATGCAAAAGAAGTTCAGTATCTGGGCTGGATTAAAAAAGACAATGTGATTGAATACAGCAGGGCAATGCAAAATCAGGTCAATTTAAAATATGTAAAGTATTTTGTGGCCTGCAACACTTTAGACAACTTATTTTCGAGCAAAATAAACGTTAAAAAGAGTACCCTTTTGCTGAAAAGCGATCCCAATTTAGAAGCGGTATCAAAGAAAAGTATAAAACTAAATGATTTTGTATATGTCTATAAAATAGATAAAACAATCAATTCGGCTTTTGTATCCAACTTTGATGATGTGATGCCAAAAGACACGACTAATCTTAAATACGGCTGGGTTCCTTTGCAATATCTGAATCCTCTTGAAGATAACATGGTCGTAAAACTGAAACCTACCGATACGTTAAAGTTTTCGTCCGGAAAAATTAACTTTCACGCGAGTGAATTGTATAAGAACACTTTTTTTGTAAACGAAAATCAAACCAGTGTACCGGTTCAGTTTGACAATGCCAGCAAAATTTTATTGCCGGCTAACATATGGAATCATGATAAAAACAAAATTACCAATCTAAAAGGAGATGATATTTCGATCAAAACGATTGAACAAATTGCTTTACAAAGCAAAAACATTAACTTCTTTTACGTTTTTGAGAATAACAATGGAACCAAAACGCACTTAAAGAAAACACTTTCAGCACTGCAAAATATTAAATTAACGATCAGTAGTGATTTGTACGCAAACTATAATTTTACGTACTCTTTTATTGCTAAAGGAAGATCGAAGAGTTATTATCTGAAAAAATCAGCCTCTTTTTCAAAATGGTTTGATTTAATCGAAAAAAGCATCAAAACACCCGAAGAGGTTCCGGCAGAAAATATTTTGCCTAACAACAATACGACGATCAGTCAGTTTCTCGATTCAGATGTGAATTTTGAAAATAACTTCTTCATTCTGGCAGGTCTAGACGGCTCTGTAAATTCGGTACTCAACGATAGTTTTACTCAGTTAGCCAAAAATAATGGTAAGTTACTGTTTATTCTTTTTGGGAATGAGAACAATGGAGACAATCAGGATTTTATTCTGCAAAGCAAAATGCATTTGAGCGATGCCAGTAATGCCAATAAAAAGAACATTCAAAATTATTACGTAGATCCAAAATTGATCACCAAGAACGATGAGTTTGTGTATACTGGTGAATACGATAATGATTACATCTACGATGCTCCTTTAAAGAGTAATTTTAATGGAGGAATTGTTTTTCCGAAACTAAATGGAGGGCTTACTCCTGAAACCATTAATAAAGCGATTGACAGTGTGATCAGTAAGACCATAAAAACGAATAACCGACTTTTAAAATCACTCACGCAGTATAAAAATGAATTTAGTTTTTTGAGAAGTCAGCCAAGTGAAACCATAAACAGTCTTCTTGAAAACTTCTCGCATAAAGATAGTGTCGACACCGATATACCGAAAAACTATAAAAGTGAATCCTTTGCCATAACGGCAAAAGACACACTGACTGAAAGTTTAGAAAGTAGTGTACATCTTTTATTTACGGAGGCAGAAATCAAACTGCTTATTGAAAACTACAGAGAGTTAATCAGTAAAGAGTATACCAATCAGAATATTGACAAAGTAGAGATTTTAAACTTTAAGGACAAATGTAAAACGTTTGCTCAAAACATTAGACAAACAGAGCCCTTAAGAGCCAGAAGTTCCCTTGCGGATCTGCTTTATTACAAAACGAGAGTCTTTGTAAATAGTTCGCAATTGCATGAAATAAGAATCAAGGATATTAGAAAGTTTAAGAAAAAGCGGAATGAATTTCGGGCACTTTTTATCACATTAAATGCGAAGGTTGAGGTTTTAGAAAAAATGCTGCGCAACAATGCTTTTGAGGTTTTTGATGACGAAGCACAGCTAAAATACTATTACATACCAAAAAAACTTCTATTATAA
- a CDS encoding type VI secretion system transmembrane protein TssO — protein MKKAIEFDETYWKKLKFNLLFIISACVIYIGVTKFLLKTPNFNNTDMLNRINDYEKMQEIKVDYANKSKLIFKTIDTIKYDINQVQRIDEVKRNISEYKQLYKDNEFHSSYNFCVIGGNLLNVFLEINLEESTVRKNDTLVQRSLNECKANFKNEH, from the coding sequence ATGAAAAAGGCAATAGAATTTGATGAAACATATTGGAAAAAGCTAAAATTCAATTTGTTATTTATTATAAGTGCTTGTGTAATATACATTGGTGTTACCAAATTTTTATTAAAAACTCCAAATTTTAATAATACGGATATGCTCAACAGAATTAATGACTATGAAAAGATGCAGGAGATTAAAGTAGATTATGCTAATAAATCAAAACTGATTTTCAAAACCATTGATACGATCAAATACGATATTAATCAGGTACAGCGAATAGATGAAGTAAAAAGAAACATATCCGAATACAAACAATTGTATAAGGACAATGAATTTCATTCGTCGTATAATTTTTGTGTGATTGGCGGGAACCTGTTAAATGTTTTTTTAGAGATCAATCTGGAAGAAAGTACGGTCAGGAAAAATGATACTCTTGTTCAAAGAAGTCTAAACGAATGTAAAGCGAATTTTAAAAATGAACATTAA
- a CDS encoding TssN family type VI secretion system protein — MNTILPFFLKYLLAPFLILIITLVMNQFASIKIKTKSAIVFVLCFSLIAALPCLFAFFNNEFIWFGLFFSIFYYLLLGVALLYFMKTALFQKIGIQNSAPAKLFLFLIVAILSSWIYYLVFNYIAISSYAHISMLNILWLYAPIFFEESKKKYLQIPEPFYEYWRVGKERKDFDYWDNIDKFRLMQVSINIKKKIDSEFFSKFDVKIAQDVNLGSWFDKFIEDQNYRFPNDAIESSAENEDTGWIFYTAKYFRFPLFIRNLSPYQTISQSKLKNKQIIFAKRVALNRQQDELEE; from the coding sequence ATGAATACAATATTGCCCTTTTTTCTGAAATACCTCCTGGCACCGTTTTTAATTTTAATTATTACGCTTGTAATGAATCAATTTGCAAGCATAAAAATAAAAACAAAATCAGCGATCGTATTTGTTTTATGCTTTTCACTTATCGCGGCTTTACCCTGTTTGTTTGCTTTCTTTAACAACGAGTTCATTTGGTTTGGCTTATTTTTTTCAATCTTTTACTACTTACTGCTTGGAGTTGCCTTATTGTATTTCATGAAAACGGCTTTATTTCAGAAGATAGGCATACAAAATAGTGCTCCCGCAAAACTTTTTCTTTTTTTAATTGTAGCCATTCTTTCTTCCTGGATCTACTACCTCGTCTTTAATTATATTGCCATATCAAGTTATGCACACATCAGTATGCTTAACATTCTGTGGTTATATGCGCCAATCTTTTTTGAGGAATCAAAGAAAAAATATTTACAAATCCCTGAACCCTTTTATGAATACTGGAGAGTGGGTAAAGAGCGCAAGGATTTTGACTATTGGGACAATATTGACAAATTCCGCCTGATGCAGGTTTCTATTAATATTAAGAAGAAAATAGACTCTGAATTCTTTTCAAAATTTGATGTAAAAATTGCTCAGGATGTCAATCTGGGCAGCTGGTTTGATAAATTTATTGAAGACCAAAATTATAGATTTCCAAACGATGCTATCGAATCCAGTGCTGAGAACGAAGATACCGGTTGGATTTTTTACACGGCAAAATATTTTAGATTTCCCTTGTTTATCAGAAATCTGAGTCCGTATCAGACCATCTCTCAGAGTAAATTGAAAAACAAACAAATCATTTTTGCTAAAAGAGTTGCTTTAAACAGGCAGCAGGATGAACTAGAGGAATAA
- the tssD gene encoding type VI secretion system tube protein TssD: MAFKAVLEFEGNEYQVLFSKVDMLRHTDGKGAVSSEIKGGRLNLRVKSTDNTTVIEQAVNSQHKPVSGKIKYFKADSEQVMKELAFENAFIVFFSEQLDALAETPMTTEITFSAEKITLGNATLDNNWAKI, translated from the coding sequence ATGGCATTTAAAGCAGTTTTAGAATTCGAAGGAAACGAGTACCAAGTATTATTTTCAAAAGTTGATATGTTAAGACATACTGACGGTAAAGGAGCAGTTTCATCTGAAATTAAAGGAGGTAGATTAAATCTTAGAGTAAAATCTACAGATAACACTACAGTTATTGAGCAGGCAGTAAACAGCCAACACAAACCGGTAAGCGGAAAAATTAAATACTTTAAAGCTGATTCTGAGCAAGTAATGAAAGAACTTGCTTTTGAAAATGCGTTTATCGTATTCTTCAGTGAGCAATTAGATGCTTTAGCTGAAACTCCTATGACTACTGAGATCACTTTCTCAGCAGAAAAAATCACATTAGGAAATGCTACATTAGATAACAACTGGGCTAAAATTTAA
- a CDS encoding glucosaminidase domain-containing protein: protein MGRSSSSAKQKNANSLGVKGAQYNQKSGQWENTDQLGAMMQRRSAQAYRVAEDVKAKQVSSAPKKEKPVHHLFLTTIAVDIYDFAKAKGASSKGALLVLAQASLESGYGASALKNGDYNLFGVMGQPSKRSTSHGTVKDYSTLGGYQAALTDYFNKINKNWSHFSEIIAKDTITADDIDKAFNTGTYYPTAKERHGGKYAYNADMDSAGNNHYGEHLEKQIGSVKKRFKNSLDYQLEVNKERLKEINTVLTTNSLLFTDPVKTKLEEEKRVLINQNEKFNAISNEIN, encoded by the coding sequence ATGGGTAGATCTTCATCCTCAGCAAAACAGAAAAACGCCAACTCTTTGGGAGTTAAAGGCGCTCAATACAACCAAAAAAGTGGTCAATGGGAAAATACAGATCAGTTAGGGGCGATGATGCAAAGACGAAGTGCACAAGCTTATCGTGTCGCTGAAGATGTTAAAGCTAAACAAGTAAGTTCGGCACCTAAAAAAGAGAAACCTGTTCATCATCTGTTTTTGACAACAATTGCTGTTGATATATATGATTTTGCTAAAGCGAAAGGAGCATCTTCCAAAGGAGCCTTATTAGTGCTGGCACAGGCAAGTTTAGAAAGTGGATATGGAGCATCGGCATTAAAAAACGGTGATTATAATTTATTTGGAGTAATGGGGCAGCCTTCTAAAAGAAGCACCAGCCACGGTACTGTTAAGGATTATTCTACCTTAGGAGGTTATCAGGCTGCACTGACGGATTATTTCAATAAGATCAATAAAAACTGGAGTCATTTTTCGGAGATAATAGCAAAAGACACTATAACAGCAGATGATATTGACAAGGCTTTTAATACCGGAACATATTATCCGACAGCTAAAGAAAGACATGGTGGGAAATATGCCTATAATGCTGATATGGACAGCGCCGGTAATAATCATTATGGAGAGCATCTGGAAAAACAAATAGGCAGTGTAAAAAAGCGTTTCAAAAATAGTTTAGACTATCAGTTAGAAGTCAACAAAGAAAGGTTAAAGGAAATAAATACGGTTTTGACAACCAATTCCCTTTTATTCACAGATCCGGTGAAAACTAAATTAGAAGAAGAGAAAAGAGTGCTTATCAATCAGAATGAAAAATTTAATGCTATTTCAAATGAGATTAACTAA
- a CDS encoding PKD domain-containing protein: protein MNIKNKTVVILLFCLAVILVIVALLFPYNKRLNNLDFSILDENDNHQYELDEELNFKINDSTLIEDKKAVWYFGNGDSIVSKGSVNYTYEKAGKYLVTLKIDNKFDFSKQINIVNGRALTARDSISKIFAPDFGYVGEEIVFTGYSPSSSNWYWDFGETGTIDSYEKQAIYIFTKPGVYTVKLETDKTGYPVRKEIEIYPLYEPFKEPEKIDSAGIVINDIKKRLQIIANLGARDTRTYKEQVNYLKNKYICNNLSDVVVVVNEEKYNDFLSYCQGLHYLDGKSTIIQEVKLDTIKCFKQINITQKTKKNKATDEN, encoded by the coding sequence ATGAACATTAAAAATAAAACAGTAGTTATCCTTTTGTTCTGCCTTGCGGTAATTTTAGTGATCGTGGCATTGCTATTTCCGTACAATAAAAGATTAAATAATCTTGATTTTTCGATATTAGATGAGAATGATAATCATCAGTACGAATTAGATGAGGAGTTGAATTTTAAAATAAACGACAGCACTTTAATAGAAGATAAAAAAGCGGTCTGGTATTTTGGAAACGGTGATTCAATTGTGAGCAAAGGAAGTGTAAATTATACCTATGAAAAAGCAGGTAAATATCTGGTAACGCTAAAAATTGACAATAAGTTTGATTTTTCGAAGCAAATCAATATCGTTAACGGAAGAGCTTTGACTGCAAGAGACTCTATTTCAAAAATATTTGCCCCGGATTTTGGTTATGTGGGCGAAGAAATTGTATTTACCGGATACTCGCCAAGTTCGAGCAACTGGTATTGGGATTTTGGAGAAACGGGGACTATCGATTCTTATGAAAAACAGGCTATTTACATTTTCACCAAACCGGGTGTTTACACCGTAAAATTGGAGACAGATAAAACGGGATATCCGGTAAGAAAAGAGATTGAGATTTATCCATTGTACGAACCCTTTAAAGAACCGGAAAAAATTGATTCGGCAGGTATTGTCATAAATGATATTAAAAAACGACTGCAAATTATTGCCAATCTGGGAGCAAGGGATACAAGAACCTACAAAGAACAGGTCAATTATTTGAAAAACAAATACATCTGTAATAATTTGTCGGATGTAGTAGTGGTGGTTAATGAAGAAAAATACAATGACTTTTTGAGTTATTGTCAGGGACTGCATTATTTAGACGGAAAATCTACCATTATTCAGGAAGTAAAACTAGATACAATCAAATGCTTTAAGCAAATCAATATTACCCAAAAAACCAAAAAAAATAAAGCAACAGATGAAAATTAG
- a CDS encoding DUF5457 domain-containing protein: MEIINTVDITKPLHEIILELFYFESKGKPFELTKNEILWRLKDPAITEYQMEEVLNWMVHHKKLNETLGLYSLDRFELIDLEVKYKNERLNREKKQEPIFFTNYSTINNIHSATRLKPMDIIIQYILPTFLLSYILFIFFLINKLNNSFEINNTKVEDVSELTLKEPRTGVIRKKAALSDKEVKRLFSNQHQNILYLNKTIDSLQKQVNKINEIHTTATLDIRNQVNSLQPQVNSIFLHIAAVLLGFILLFFMKNIRD; this comes from the coding sequence ATGGAAATTATCAATACAGTAGACATAACAAAACCTTTGCATGAAATAATTTTAGAGTTGTTTTATTTTGAAAGCAAAGGAAAACCCTTTGAACTTACAAAGAATGAAATTTTGTGGAGATTAAAAGACCCGGCTATTACCGAGTATCAAATGGAAGAAGTCCTCAATTGGATGGTACACCATAAAAAACTAAACGAAACACTGGGACTTTATAGCCTGGACCGTTTTGAATTGATTGATTTAGAAGTAAAATATAAAAACGAAAGATTGAACAGAGAGAAAAAACAAGAGCCTATTTTTTTTACCAATTATAGCACCATCAACAATATTCATAGTGCGACAAGACTAAAACCTATGGATATTATTATTCAGTATATTTTGCCAACATTTTTACTGTCCTATATACTGTTTATCTTTTTTCTGATTAACAAACTGAACAATAGCTTTGAAATCAATAATACTAAAGTAGAAGATGTAAGCGAGCTGACACTGAAAGAACCGAGAACAGGAGTGATCAGGAAAAAAGCAGCCTTATCCGATAAAGAAGTAAAGCGATTGTTTTCCAATCAGCATCAGAACATTTTATATTTAAATAAAACAATTGATTCGCTACAGAAACAGGTAAACAAGATAAATGAAATTCATACCACCGCAACTTTGGACATAAGAAATCAGGTAAATTCTTTACAGCCACAAGTAAACTCAATATTCCTTCACATAGCAGCTGTGTTGTTAGGATTTATTCTGTTGTTTTTTATGAAAAATATTAGAGATTAA